In the Topomyia yanbarensis strain Yona2022 chromosome 3, ASM3024719v1, whole genome shotgun sequence genome, one interval contains:
- the LOC131686966 gene encoding uncharacterized protein LOC131686966, whose amino-acid sequence MQWSDFRRSLDSLVNLQVPRRVAFSKDCLSMQLHGSCDASTKAYGACIYLRCKHFNGSVTSHLLVAKSRVAPLDDLKKRKRKQSIPRSELSSALLLAHLYEKVVTSLKITVRSYFWTDSMIVRYWLSSSPSRWQQFVANRVSEIQHATRGGVWSHVPGTENPADVLSRGVTADQLNEDPLWWNGAPWMRGNEDCWPENVHLTVAGVDPTVLEENSAVSVVVNMSPPNEIFSLRSSLTRLVRITAWLLRWKHNAQQRTHNNRRSGILTYAERESALLHLVRLAQRECFEQELKDLQREGQVKSTSRINTFHPIMLDGIVRVGGRLVNALVSTERKHPIVLDKNHPFTSLVCFIITTICYMPVSDCSLAAFVADFGRSAYVVLPGRQYTVV is encoded by the coding sequence ATGCAATGGAGTGACTTTCGGAGAAGTCTGGATAGCTTAGTGAATCTGCAAGTTCCACGTCGGGTCGCTTTCAGCAAGGATTGTCTTTCAATGCAATTGCACGGGTCTTGCGATGCCTCTACCAAGGCCTACGGAGCATGCATTTACCTGCGCTGCAAGCATTTCAATGGAAGTGTCACGTCACACTTGCTGGTGGCAAAATCAAGGGTTGCACCGCTTGACGACTTAAAGAAACGGAAAAGGAAACAGTCGATTCCGCGATCGGAACTGTCGTCCGCACTATTACTCGCTCATCTTTATGAGAAGGTGGTGACCAGTCTGAAAATAACTGTTCGATCATACTTCTGGACCGACTCTATGATAGTCCGATATTGGTTGTCATCGAGTCCATCACGGTGGCAGCAATTCGTTGCGAACAGGGTATCGGAAATACAACATGCTACACGAGGCGGCGTGTGGAGTCATGTACCAGGCACAGAAAACCCAGCAGATGTACTATCTCGTGGCGTAACTGCAGATCAGCTGAACGAAGATCCCCTATGGTGGAATGGGGCACCGTGGATGCGAGGAAACGAAGACTGTTGGCCAGAAAATGTACACCTAACCGTGGCAGGTGTCGACCCAACTGTGCTGGAAGAAAATTCGGCTGTGTCCGTGGTAGTCAATATGTCTCCGCCGAACGAAATCTTCAGCCTCAGATCATCGCTGACACGTCTAGTGAGAATCACTGCCTGGCTTCTCAGATGGAAGCACAACGCGCAACAAAGGACTCACAACAATCGAAGGTCTGGGATTCTAACCTATGCAGAACGAGAATCAGCTCTACTTCATCTTGTGAGATTGGCTCAACGGGAGTGCTTCGAACAGGAACTAAAGGATTTGCAACGAGAGGGTCAAGTTAAATCGACGTCTCGCATTAACACTTTTCATCCGATAATGCTGGATGGTATAGTTCGCGTCGGTGGTAGACTGGTGAATGCTCTAGTTTCAACCGAGAGAAAGCATCCGATAGTGTTGGATAAAAATCATCCGTTCACGTCACTAGTATGCTTCATTATCACTACAATTTGTTACATGCCGGTCAGCGACTGCTCATTGGCAGCGTTCGTGGCCGATTTTGGCCGCTCAGCATACGTAGTCTTGCCCGGCAGACAATACACCGTTGTGTAA